The sequence CGACCAGGTCCAGGAACCCCGCCATCGCCGCTGCCACCGCCCCGAGCACCCCGACGGCGATCAGCCACCGGGAGCCCTGGGCGAGAAACCCGCCGTCATGCACCAGGTGGGACGCGACGTCGAACACGAAACTGGCCACCCAGGCGCCGATCGGCACCGCCACCAGCGCCGGATGCACGGGATGCCCGTACCGCCCGGCGAGCACCGTCACCGGCCGCTTCACCTGCTCCAATGGGTGCACGGGACTCACCCCCAGCATTTTCACCAACGGGCGTTATCGCTAATGCTCATCGTGAACCCCGCGACGAAGAATTTCAATAGCAGAAGCTGGTGATAATCTCGGGGCGTGACTGTGGACGACCCGTGGACCGGGGTGACCGCCCTGGTCGACCCGTCCCGACGCACCCTCTACGACTACGTGCGCCGCGCCGGCCACCCCGTCAGCCGCGAAGAGGCCAGCGACGCCACCGGCATGTCCCGGAGCCTGGCCGCGTTCCACCTGGACAAGCTCGTCAACGCCGGCCTGCTCCAGGCCAGGTACCAGCCGCAACCCGGCCAACTCCGCGGCCGAGGCCGTTCCCCCAAGGTGTACGAACCCGCCGGCGAGGGGATCGCGGTGACCATCCCCGAACGCCGCTACCAGCTCATCGCGGAAATCCTCGCTGCCGCTGTCGACGACGACCCCACCCACGCGGACCGGGCCGCCGGCCGGCACGCTCACGAGCGCGGACGAGCCCTCGGCGCCGCACTCGCCGCCGAAGGCGCCGACCTCACCACGGCACTGGCCCACCTCGGTTTCGAACCCGACTCCGCCGCCGAGCGGACCCTGCTGCGTAACTGCCCGTTCCACGGCCTGGCCACCCGCCACACCGCCCTCGTGTGCGGACTCAACCACGCCTTCCTCACCGGTTTGCTCCTCGGGCTGGGCACCACCGATCGGCACGCCGTCCTCGCACCCAACCCCGGCCGCTGCTGCGTCGAACTCGCCCCGACGCCGGACATGCACCCTGGCGCCTAGTACTCCAACGTCATTCGATCTTCCGATTGGTGTAATGGTCGAGCCTGCGCTGGTAGTGGGACCGGCGGGCTCGGGCTTGGGATGTTCGTCGCCATAAACAAGTTGACATCAACTGATACGCTGCTCTCGCCTTACCCCTAGAGGAGAGACGCCGAAGTGAAGAAACTATCAAGCATCGCGTCCGTGCTCGCACTCTCAATTGGAATCGCTATTGCCCCGGCAGCGTCTGCCTACGCTGCTACGGACAGGAGCGGGGCGGAACGGCTGAACATCCCGAACAGCAGTGCGTGCAAGGCGGGTCGCACGGTAATGCAAGGCATGGTGGCAGGGCCAGGCGGCCAGCTTTACATCGTTTTCACAAAGGCAGCCGGCGCGGAGCCTGTCCTGTCCAGGTGGTTGCGCGACGGCTCAATCTGGGACGGCACTAGCTGGGTCTGCGCCGGGCCGCCAACCTCCATGCCCACGCTCGGCCACGGTAACGACCTCGCCTACAATCCGAACTATCTGGGCCAGGGCCCGGCCTTGATTGCCACCCAAGGGAGCCAATCCGCGTTTCTGAGCGATAAGGTGACAATCGTGCGCCTGAACGCCGACGGATCTTTTGGCGCAACCGGGGAGGTGCGCCTACCGATAGGCAACATCAGCGGCCTCTGCTACAGCGCGACGGCTGCCGGCGGAGCCGGCAAATATGCTGCCCGACGGTTGGGTAGCCTGTGGACCCATCCCGGCGCCGGTGCGCTCACGAGTGGATGGACGTTGGTGAAGAGCAACCTGACGAGTCACGATAATCGTTCCGACCAAGGCATTGACTGCTCTGAGAACTATATCTGGAACACCAAGTCAATCAACACGTCAACGCCCGCTACCGGGTGGAACTGGGTGTACCAGTACAACTGGTCGGGAGGCGATGTGGAGAGCGACATCGGAATTCCGGGGAACAACTTAACCGACGAGATCGAAGATGTTACCCATGTGGGGAGCGAATTCTTCGTCGGCATCAACCGAAACGACGGGCTAGCCGACTCCGTGAAGGTGTTCATCGAATAACGGCCGGTGGCCGAGCCCGGGCCGGCGACGGCGAGGCGGATGACCTGCCCGACTGCTTCGACGACGTCA comes from Micromonospora viridifaciens and encodes:
- a CDS encoding helix-turn-helix transcriptional regulator; this translates as MTVDDPWTGVTALVDPSRRTLYDYVRRAGHPVSREEASDATGMSRSLAAFHLDKLVNAGLLQARYQPQPGQLRGRGRSPKVYEPAGEGIAVTIPERRYQLIAEILAAAVDDDPTHADRAAGRHAHERGRALGAALAAEGADLTTALAHLGFEPDSAAERTLLRNCPFHGLATRHTALVCGLNHAFLTGLLLGLGTTDRHAVLAPNPGRCCVELAPTPDMHPGA